The Miscanthus floridulus cultivar M001 unplaced genomic scaffold, ASM1932011v1 os_1265_2_3, whole genome shotgun sequence genome includes the window AATATTgagagaaataaagaatagtctctcTATCTCTTGTGTTTATGTGTTCTACTTTTATTTACTATGTTGATTATAAGAGACGAAGAAGAGAAGGTCTTAACCGCGGACGACATGTTTTATAACAAGGGCAACATTTGGCAGGCCATACGTCATCCTCGTGCCTGGTCCTAGTAGTGGTGCCTGCTCTGCCCCTCTCACTCTCCTCGGTCAGCTTTGAAAATTGAGTAGAAGCAGGAGAGCAACCCTGGTCGTAGACTGGTTCCTACACTTGCTGACGGCACCTGCTTAGAACTATCTATCGCCGGCGAAAATTGCCGTCCCCCTCTTaccatctttctttctttctttctttctttttcttttgacaAGATCAACAGAGCCTCCATCCCTGTCCCTGCAGGCAAGCGCTTAGGCTTCCTTTTCGCTTCGTCTTGGTGTGCTTGGACGGACTTGATCATCCTCCGACGACCGTCGCTACGATGACTCGATCCACTCACCCGTCACCACCTTCATTTCATTTCTTTACCCCGCAAAGCAGCCAATTCCGAGTCCACGCGCGCTTGCTTCTGTGCCTGCCCCGGCCGGCGCTTGCTTCAGCCATGGCCATGGACATGTCCATCGTGGACATCGCCCAAACCTtcatcttccttgtgctcctcgCGCACACCGCCTCGGCACAGCTGCCGGCGCCCGCGCCGGCGCCAGACGCCGGCTGCAACGGCATCTTCCTCAGCTACACGCTGCAGGGCCGCGACCAGATCAGGCCTCATGTCGCCGAGCGGAACTCCCAGCCCTACTCCTTCCGCGCCAGCGCCACCGTCGTCAACTCGGGCACCCGCCCGCTCCGCTCCTGGGCGCTGCAGATCACGTTCGTGCACGGCGAGATCCTCGTCAGCGTGGACGGCGCCGTGCTCACCTCAGGCGCCGACCTGCCCTACAACACCACGGCGGGGGACGCCGGCAGGCCCACGTCCTTCACAGGGTACCCGCAGACGGACCTCCTCACCCCGATCGCCACGGCCGGGGACCCCGCCAAGACACAGGCCACCGTCAACCTCGTCGGCACGCTCTTCGCCGGGCCCAAGCCCTACGACCCGCTCCCGTCCTTTCTCTCGCTCGCCGACCCCTCCTACACCTGCCCGCCGGCCACCAACGCCACGTCGCCGACGAACCTCACCACCTGCTGCGTGCTcacgcccgcggcggcggcggccggggccGACGACGACAGCGCCACCGACCCGGCGAGAAACTTCCTCCCGCGCCGCACCGGCGACCTGGTCATCACCTACGACGTGCTCCAGTCGCACGAGACCACCTACCTGGCGCTCGTCACGCTGGAGAACGACGCGCCGCTAGGCCGCCTCGACGGCTGGCAGCTGtcgtggcggtggcggcgtgggGAGTTCATCAACACCATGCGAGGCGCCTACCCGCGGGAGGTCGACACCGCCGGCTGCCTCTACGGTCCCCAGGGCCAGTACTACAAGGGTCTCGACTTCTCCAAGGTGCTCAACTGCGACCGCACGCCCGTCGTCCACGACCTTCCGCCGTCGCGGGCCAACGACGACGACATCGGCCAGATCAACCACTGCTGCCGGAACGGCACCATCCTGCCCAAGTCCATGGACGTCGCGCAGTCCAAGTCGGCGTTCCAGATGGAGGTCTACAAGATGCCGCCCGACCTCAACCGGACCAAGCTCTACCCGCCGACCAGCTTCAACGTCACGGGCTCGTCGCCGCTGAACCCGGAGTACGCGTGCGGGGCGCCCATTCCGGTGAGCCCGTCGGAGTACCCGGACCCCAGCGGGCTCGCGTCGACCACGGTGGCCGTGGCGACGTGGCAGGTGGTGTGCAACATCACCACGTCGACCAAGAAGCCGCCCAGGTGCTGCGTGTCCTTCTCCGCCTTCTACAACGAGTCGGTGGTCCCCTGCCGGACGTGCGCGTGCGGCTGCCCCTCGTCCGCGACCCAACCGGCCGTGTCGGCGACCTGCAGCACCACGGCGCCGGCGATGCTGCTGCCGCCGCAGGCGCTGCTCATGCCGTTCGACCGGCGGGCCAGCGAGACGCTCACGTGGGCGGACCAGAAGCACCTCGGCGTGCCCAACCCCATGCCCTGCGGCGACTTCTGCGGCGTCAGCATCAACTGGCACGTCGCCACCGACTTCACCGGCGGGTGGAGCGCGCGCCTGACGCTCTTCAACTGGGACGGCACGGACATGCCGGACTGGTTCACGGCCATCGTCATGGACAGGGCGTACGACGGGTTCGACCAGGCATACTCCTTCAACGCCACGCGCGTCGGGAACAGCACCATCTTTGTCAAGGGCTTCCAAGGCTCCAACTTCCTGCTCGGGGAGAGGAACATGAG containing:
- the LOC136533864 gene encoding COBRA-like protein 7, with the protein product MTRSTHPSPPSFHFFTPQSSQFRVHARLLLCLPRPALASAMAMDMSIVDIAQTFIFLVLLAHTASAQLPAPAPAPDAGCNGIFLSYTLQGRDQIRPHVAERNSQPYSFRASATVVNSGTRPLRSWALQITFVHGEILVSVDGAVLTSGADLPYNTTAGDAGRPTSFTGYPQTDLLTPIATAGDPAKTQATVNLVGTLFAGPKPYDPLPSFLSLADPSYTCPPATNATSPTNLTTCCVLTPAAAAAGADDDSATDPARNFLPRRTGDLVITYDVLQSHETTYLALVTLENDAPLGRLDGWQLSWRWRRGEFINTMRGAYPREVDTAGCLYGPQGQYYKGLDFSKVLNCDRTPVVHDLPPSRANDDDIGQINHCCRNGTILPKSMDVAQSKSAFQMEVYKMPPDLNRTKLYPPTSFNVTGSSPLNPEYACGAPIPVSPSEYPDPSGLASTTVAVATWQVVCNITTSTKKPPRCCVSFSAFYNESVVPCRTCACGCPSSATQPAVSATCSTTAPAMLLPPQALLMPFDRRASETLTWADQKHLGVPNPMPCGDFCGVSINWHVATDFTGGWSARLTLFNWDGTDMPDWFTAIVMDRAYDGFDQAYSFNATRVGNSTIFVKGFQGSNFLLGERNMSGVDYPVPGKLQSVFSFTKKTTPGIDVIAGDGFPSKVIFNGDECAMPLRIPSQGTKQAGGGVISMQLCLLVSSFLLLLL